From the genome of Marixanthomonas ophiurae, one region includes:
- a CDS encoding efflux transporter outer membrane subunit, translating into MKRFKIYKIATVGLVFLTLQSCFVAKEYNRPETVVETEYYRTDKLPQDSLSMASVSWKELFTDAQLQSYIEEGLQNNIDIRIAIQQISAAEAYLKQGKAGYFPTLNGNATYTRQELSENSQFGSQFSTLDQYQLSGGLSWEADIWGKIRSNKRAFQASYLQTVAAHKAVKSRLVANIASTYYQLLALDEQIKITEETIKTRTNSLETTEALKEAGNVTEVGVKQTEAQLYTAQAILIDLKNEARLLENSMSILLGSPMKDITRGALENQEINTHLKTGVPAQLLRNRPDVIAAEYNLVNAFELTNVARSSFYPSLTLTATGGLQSLDIDDLFSASSLFATITGGLVQPIINGRKIRTQYEVSQALQEQARLDFKFAILNAGKEVSDAMYSYEAATDKIEVKEKENEAYSLATDYSQELLDNGLANYLEVLTARENALSSSLDLVGAKNSQLQAIVDLYEALGGGWQ; encoded by the coding sequence ATGAAACGATTTAAAATATATAAAATAGCTACGGTAGGATTGGTTTTCTTAACACTACAATCTTGCTTTGTAGCTAAAGAGTACAACAGACCGGAAACCGTTGTAGAAACTGAATATTATCGAACGGATAAACTACCTCAAGACAGTTTATCCATGGCTTCAGTTTCTTGGAAAGAGTTGTTTACCGATGCACAACTTCAAAGTTATATTGAAGAAGGGCTTCAGAACAACATTGACATTCGTATAGCCATTCAGCAAATCTCGGCTGCCGAAGCATATTTAAAACAAGGAAAAGCAGGTTATTTCCCTACTTTAAATGGAAATGCTACGTATACCCGACAGGAACTTTCAGAAAACAGTCAGTTTGGAAGCCAATTTTCTACCTTAGATCAATATCAGTTAAGCGGTGGTCTTTCCTGGGAAGCTGATATTTGGGGGAAAATACGCAGTAACAAACGAGCTTTTCAAGCTTCCTACTTACAAACCGTTGCTGCTCACAAAGCTGTTAAAAGTAGATTGGTGGCGAATATTGCATCTACGTATTATCAATTATTGGCATTGGATGAGCAAATAAAAATTACAGAAGAAACCATCAAAACCCGAACCAATAGTTTAGAAACAACGGAGGCGTTAAAAGAAGCTGGTAATGTGACCGAAGTAGGCGTTAAGCAAACGGAAGCACAGTTATACACCGCACAAGCCATACTAATTGATTTGAAAAATGAAGCCCGACTGTTAGAGAATAGCATGTCTATTTTATTAGGAAGTCCTATGAAGGATATTACTCGGGGTGCATTGGAAAACCAAGAAATAAATACGCATTTAAAAACGGGCGTTCCTGCTCAGCTTTTACGTAATCGCCCCGATGTAATTGCCGCAGAGTATAACCTAGTCAATGCATTTGAATTAACAAACGTAGCAAGAAGTAGTTTTTACCCTTCACTTACGCTAACAGCAACCGGAGGATTGCAGAGTTTGGATATAGACGATTTATTCAGTGCTAGCTCGTTGTTTGCAACCATAACGGGAGGCCTAGTGCAACCTATTATTAATGGACGAAAAATACGAACTCAATACGAAGTATCACAAGCGCTGCAAGAGCAAGCAAGATTGGATTTTAAGTTTGCCATTTTAAATGCCGGAAAAGAAGTTTCAGATGCGATGTATTCGTATGAAGCTGCTACCGATAAAATTGAAGTAAAAGAAAAAGAAAATGAAGCCTATTCTTTAGCTACCGATTATTCCCAAGAGTTATTGGATAATGGGTTGGCAAACTACTTAGAAGTTTTAACTGCCCGTGAAAATGCGTTAAGTTCAAGTTTAGATTTAGTAGGTGCAAAAAATAGCCAGTTACAAGCTATCGTTGACTTGTATGAAGCCTTAGGTGGCGGTTGGCAATAA